The DNA window TCTTTCCGGCGACGCTTGCGGGGCATGCCGTCCTGCCCGCGATGACCATGGTTGCGCCGCCCGCCGATGCGCCGCGCGACGCCTGGATTTCGGGCAAGTTCACCGGATCTGCGCGGAACATGGCCCCGATGTCGGCGATGGGCGATACCGGCGGGCTGCACGGGCATCGCGAGACCGGCATCGCGCTGCCCTTTCTCGGCCAGCCGCTGCAGGGCTTTTCCGGCTTCGCGATGGAGCGTGCCGAGGACGGTTCGGTCTATGTGCTGACCGATAACGGGTTCGGCTCGAAGGCCAACAGTCCCGACGCGATGCTGTTCTTCCACCGCATCGCGCCCGATTTCGGGACCGGCAAGGTCGACGTGAAGGAAACCGTCTTTCTGCGCGACCCCGGTTTCAAGGTGCCCTTCCGCATCGCCTATGAGGGCAGCGAGGGCCGCTATCTGACGGGGTCCGATTTCGATCTCGAGAGCCTCCAGCTCGTCGACGGCTCGCTGTGGATCGGCGAGGAATTCGGACCCTATCTGCTGAACGTCTCGCTCGACGGCGTGGTGCTGGGCGTCTACCCGACGATGGCCGATGGCAAGGAGCTGCGCGGCCCCGACAACCCGGGGGTCTCGGCGACCTCCGTGCCCGGCCGCGACTGGAAGTCGCAGCGCTCGGGCGGCTATGAGGGCATGGCGCTGCAACCCGGCACGGGCATGCTCTGGGCGATGCTGGAAAAGCCGATCCTCGGGGAGGATGGCAAGACCGAGGGCGACTTCCTGCGGGTGATGGCCTTCGACACCGCCGCGAAGGAATGGACCGGCGAGATGTTCAAGTTCGCGCTGGACGAGGGCGCGACCGCGATCGGCGATTTCAACTTCATCGATGACACCCACGCGCTGGTGATCGAGCGCGACAATGGCGAGGGCGATCCCAGCCTGAAATGCGACGGCGCGGCGGCGCCGGACTGCTTCCCGGAACCGGCGCTGCACAAGTGGATCGTGCTGATCGACACCTCGGATGTCGATGCACAGGCCAATGTCCGCCGCATCGGCCATATCGACCTGATGGATATCGCCGACCCCGACGGGGTGGCGCGGTTCGAGACCGACGCGGCGCGCGATCTGTCGGGCCGGTTCACCTTCCCGTTCTTCACCATCGAGGACGTGATGCGGGTGGATGACACCCATATCCTGGTCGCCAATGACAACAACCTGCCGTTTTCCTCGGGCCGCAAGCTCGATGCCGCGGCCGATAACGAGGTGATCCTGCTTGAGGTGCCGGAGCTTCTCTCGGCGAAGTGACGGCCCGCCTCACGAAGACGGACTTGCGGCGCGGGGGGGACACCTCGCGCCGTTTTCATGCCCGGCAGGGGACCGGGCGGCCATCCGCGCGCGGTCTTTTCCGTTTCGGCCGGTGCCCAAACCTGATTTAGCTCCGGACAGCTTTCGCGCGGGGCTCTGGCGCCCGGCGCCGCGGCCCCTTGCGGCCCGCGGCCTGACCGATGCCAGCGCACCGACCGTCCGCCCCAGCCCGGCGCGGGAGCGGCCCTCGGACGGCACCGCCGCCTCTGTGGTGCCAGCGGGTCCGCCCGGCGGCCGTCTGGAAGATGCAAGGAGAAGAGAATGCACACCAACAAGCTCGTTGTCGTCGGGGCAGGGCATGTCGGGTCCTATGTCCTGGCCGATGCCATGAAGATCGGCCTCTTTGCCGAGATCGGGGTCATCGACATTCTGGGCAATGTCGCCTTCGGCGAGGCGCTCGACCAGGCCCAGGCGACGGCCTTGCCCTATATGAGCAATATCAGGGTCACCTCGGGCGGCTACGAGCAATGCGCCGACGCCGACGTGATCGTCGTTGCGGCGGGGCCGAGCGTCATTCCCGACCCGGACGATCCCAAGGCCGAGCCCGACCGTACCCTTTTGACCACCACCAATTGCAAGGTGATCCGCGAGGTGATGGCGGGGATCGTCAGGCACACGACCGAGGCCATCGTCATCCTGATCACCAACCCGCTCGATACCATGGTCTACATCGCCGAGAACGAATTCGGCTATCCGCGCGGGCGGGTCTTCGGGACGGGGACGATGCTCGACTCGGCGCGGCTCCGGAAGGTGGTGGCCGATGCCTGCGGGATCGACCCGAAATCGGTCACGGGCTTCATGATGGGCGAACATGGCAGCACCGCCTTCCCGGTCCTGAGCCATGTCAATGTCGCGGGCATCCCCTTCGCGGATCTCGGCCGCCATTTCGAGGCCCTGGACGACATCCGCGACCCCGGGACGGTGAAGGCCCGGGTGATCAGCGCCGCCTATGACGTGTTCAACGGAAAGGGCTGGACCAATGCGGGCGTCGCGCAATCCGCCGTGACGATGGCCCGCGCCGTGCTGCTCGATGAACGCAGCGTCTTTCCCGCCTGCACCACCCTGCGCGGCCAGTATGGCCATGACGGCGACGTGGCGCTGAGCATGCCCTGTGTGCTCGGCCGCGAGGGGATCGTGAAACAGCTTCCGGTCAGCCTGAACGCGTGGGAAGGGGCGAAGCTTGCCGAGAGCATCGCCTTCATCCAGGCCACGATGCGCGATGCCGGCACCGGGCCCGACACCGCCGTCGCCTGACGAACCGAAAACGGCGGGCCTTCCGGGTCCGCCGCCTCGCGATCAGTCGGTCTGCATTTCCTTGGTCGCCGACAGGGTCAGCTCGGGATGGTCGCGGACCACGCGGTCGATGTCCCATTGCAGCCGCGTCATGTAGACCACGTCGCCGTCATTGTCGGTGGCCATGTGCTGCTTGTTCTTCTGAACGAAGCTCTCGACCGCCGTCTTCTCGCCATGGACCCAGCGGGCCGAGGTGAATTGCGAGGGCTCGAAGCGCACCGGCAGGCCGTATTCCAGCTCGATCCGGCTGGCCAGGACCTCGAATTGCAGCGCGCCGACGACGCCGACGATGAAGCCCGAGCCCACCATCGGCTTGAAGACCTTGGCGGCCCCCTCCTCGGCGAACTGCATCAGCGCCTTGTCGAGATGCTTGGCCTTCATCGGGTCGCCCGCGCGGCAGTTCTTCAGCAGCTCGGGCGCGAAGGAGGGGATGCCCGTGACCTTCAGCGCCTCGCCCTCGGTCAGCGTGTCGCCGATGCGCAACTGGCCGTGGTTCGGGATGCCGATGATGTCGCCCGCCCAGGCCTCTTCGGCCAGTTCCCGGTCGGCCGCGAGGAACAGCACCGGGCTCGACACCGTGATCGGTTTCTTCGAGCGCACATGGGTCAGCTTCATGCCGCGCTGGAAATGCCCCGAGGCGAGGCGCAGGAAGGCCACCCGGTCGCGGTGCTTGGGATCCATGTTGGCCTGCACCTTGAAGACGAAACCCGCGACCTTAGGTTCCTCGGGCGCGATCTCGCGCGGCTCGGCCGCCTGGATCTGCGGCTCGGGGCCATAATTGGCGATGCCGTCCATCAGCTCCTTCACGCCGAACGAGTTGATCGCCGAGCCGAACCAGATCGGCGTCATCTGGCCTTCCAGGACTGCCTGCGGGTCGAGTGCGGGCAGAAGCTCCTTGGCCATCTCGACCTCCTCGATCAGCTTCTCGCGCAGATCCTGGGGCACATGCTCGGCCAGCTTGGGATCGTCGAGCCCCTCGATCTTGATCGACTCGGCCACCTTGTTGCGGTCGGCCCGGTCCATCAGCTCGAGCCGGTTTCTCAGCATGTCGTAGCAGCCGAGGAAATCGCGCCCGACCCCGATCGGCCAGGAGGCGGGCGTGACATGGATCGCCAGCATCTCCTGGATCTCGTCGATGATCTCGAAGGTGTCGCGGCTTTCGCGGTCCATCTTGTTACAGAAGGTCAGGATCGGCAGGTCGCGCAGCCGGCAGACCTCGAACAGCTTCCGGGTCTGGCTTTCCACCCCCTTGGCGCCGTCGATCACCATCACCGCCGCATCGACTGCGGTCAGGGTGCGATAGGTATCCTCGGAAAAGTCGCTGTGGCCGGGCGTGTCGACCAGATTGAAGCGGAAGCGGTCATAATCGAAGGACATCGCCGAGGCCGAGACGGAGATGCCGCGGTCCTGCTCCATCTTCATGAAGTCCGACCGCGTCCGCCGCGCCTCGCCCTTGGCGCGCACCTGTCCCGCCATCTGGATCGCGCCGCCATACAGCAGGAACTTCTCGGTCAGCGTGGTCTTGCCCGCATCGGGGTGCGAGATGATGGCAAAGGTGCGCCTCCGGGCGATTTCCGGCGGCAGGGCGGGGCGGTTCGACGGGGCATCCAGCATGGCCGCGGATATAGGTCAGGCGCGGCGCCCGCGCAATCGGTCAAAGCGGGTCAGGATCCGTCGCCGAAGCCGATGAAGGGCTCGATCTTCTCCCAGATCTTCTGCAGCTTCTCGTAGGACTTCAGAAAGGACGCCGTCCGGTCGATGGCCTTCTGGGCCTTGTCGGCATATTTCGACATCTCCCGCCGCATCTCTCCCGCGATGGCACCCAGCCGCGCAAGCTTCGTCTTTTCCTCGTCTGCACCTTTGGGCACGAGGGCTTTTTCCTCGGCCTCGATCAGCGTCCGGGTTTGCTCGGTGAATACGATCCGGCCATCGTAGGAGAATGCGAGCCCGTGCAACTCGGCCGACAGTTCTGCAACCGTGTAAGGAAAATCGTCGGGAATGAAGCGGGTGTTGGCCGGGTCGCTCAACTCGGCCAGCTCGGGATAGAAACCGTAAAGCTGTCGGCCGCGCTTGATGACACGCCGATAAAGCGCGGCGTCGTTGGCTTCCAGCGCCTCGATATCGTCGCAGCCGCCAAGTGCGAGGGTTTCGATATAGTCCTCCAGCAGGGTCGGCAGGAAGGTCTCTTCCTCCGCCTTCAACGCATCGGCCAACGCCTGGGCGGTCGCCAGAAGCTGCTCTGCGGGTCTGACCCGGTTCGAAGTTTCGCGGTCTTCGCGTTTATAGGGGCGCAGGCAACGGCAGAGGGACTTCACAAGTTCCAGCAACCCGGCCCGGGCCCTTTCCCGGTTGCGCGCGTCGATCGGGGTTGAAGAGGCTTGCCGCGGTTCGGGGCGGGTCGGCGTGAATCTGACATCAAGCTTCCCGCCGACAGTCGTGAACTCGGCGGGCGGTGTGTAGCGGGTCGCCGGAAAGGCGGTCGGGTCCGCGCCGCCTTTGGTCGAACCGTTCGGTTTAAAGAACTCTTTGGAGTTTTGATCTTGAGGCCACTCTGACGGCTCCGGATCGGGCCAATGCGCCGGATGGTGCAGGCCCTCGGGCAGGATCGTTCCGGTATCGCCGAGCATGGTGTCGAGCTGGGACTGCGTCAGCCCCCGGGGCTGTGACAGATTCGTCTGCTCGGGCGTGCCGACATCGTTTATACCCACGCCCGAGGATACGGTTCGAACATCAGCCCCCCCGAGGTCTGCCCCCTTGAGGTTCGCCCCCCTGAGGTCCGCCCCCCTGAGGTCCGCCCCCCGAGTTTCGCCCCCCCGAGTTTCGTCCGCCTGAGGTCCGCCCCCCCGAGGTTCGCCCACCGGAGGTCCGCTTTGTCTAGATCCGCCAACTGGAGGTTCCCCTCTCTGAGATTCGCCGCCCAGAGGTTTGCCCCCTTGAGGTTCGCTTCGCTGAGGTCCGCCCCTACTAGTTGAGAATCCCGGAGCCTTGCTTCCCTGAGGTCTGCAGCCTTGAGATTTGCCTCATTGAGATTTGCCTCCCAGAGGTCTGCCCCCTTGAGTTTCGCTCTCGCGAAGTTCGCAGCGAAGAGTGGAATTCTGAATTTTTCAAGGCTGTCGGCACGTTCAAACGCCTGGCGGATTTCCATCTCGGACAAATCTGGATCGAAATCCATCCTACTACGCCGCGCGTTCCACGCCGCGACGCCTTCCAGCAGCCATTCCAGATGCTCGGGATTGCCCATCGCCCGTCTCCTCCGCCCGGGCGAAGCCTAGATCGGCCCCGCCCGGGGGTAAAGCGGGTGGCTGGCGCGCGACCGGCAGCTCGCAGGGCGGGGAGGGATCCGGCCCGTGCTTGGGGGGCGTGATGCCGGAAGGCAGGTGGACGGCTCCCGCCCGTCCGACATCCGGAAGGCAGAGAAAACGTGGCCGCGGGCATTGCCCTCGATGGCAAGGCAGGCTTTGGTCCGGCGGAGGCCTTGATCTGGCGGGCGTGGAATGGAACTCTGTGTGGTCACCGACATATTCGGGCAGCCTTTGCCCGGGGAGTGCATCTCGAGGCATTTGCCCCTTGTCCCGGAAATCCGCCGCTTCGCGTTGAACGCGCTTTGCGGCCGGCCGGATCTGACGGGTGAGGCGCTGCACGCCCATCTTTTCGGGGCCGGTGGGCTGGAGCGGGCGGTCGCGGCGCTTGCTGAGCAGGTTCAGGCCGGGGGCAAGGGCGCCGCCTGCTATGGCCTCGGCTACAGCGCCGGGGGCACCGCTTTGTGGCGCGCGGCGGCCGGGGGGCTGCCTCTGGCGGGGCTCTGCTGTCTGTCCTCGACGCGGCTGAGAAACGAGCGCGCGATCATGGTGCCGACCCATGTCTTTTTCGGAGAAGACGATCCGAACATGCCGCCATCCGACTGGCTGAAGACAGTGCCCGAGCGCTGCACGGTACTCCGGGGCGTCGGGCACGGGTATTACCTTCACGCCGGGGACGCGCAGCGCGAGACCGCGTTGCGCATGGTTGAAGAGATGGAGCGGGTCTCGACCGGTCCGGTGCGCCAGGCCGCTGCGGTCGAGAGGCCGGCCGCCGGTTCTGCGGACTAGCGCGCGATCAGCAGATCGCAGGGCGGGTGGCGGATCAGGTCATTGGCCAGCGAGCCCAGGATCGAGGGCGCATCGCCCGCGCGGCCATGGGCGCCGAGGACCAGAAGATCGGGCGAATGCTCCTCGATCTCGCGGTTCAGCACGACATGGGCCGCGCCCTCGACGATGTCGATCTCGGCCAGCCGCCCGGGCAGCCCGGCATCACGGCGCCATTCGGCCAGGTGCATCTCGGCGCTGCGCCGGAACGGGGCGATGGCGATCGAGCTGCCATGCGGTGCGACGAAGCCGCGATAGGGGATATGCAGGGCATGCACGCCATGCATCGCGGCCTCGGGCGCAAGCCCGGCCGCGATCTTGACGGCAGAGGTCGAGGCCGGGGCGAAGTCGAGCGCCGCGAGCAGCATCGCATAGTCGTGATCGACCGGATCGCGCACCAGCAGTACCGGGCGCGCGGCATGACGGACGATCCGCTCCATCGTGGTTTCGCGGATCAGGTCGAGGAAGGGCCGCTCGCGATGCAGGCCCAGCACGATCAGCGCGGCGTCGATTTCCTCGGCCAGAAGCGGGATCGCGGTGCTCGGGTCGCCGGTCAGGATGCGGGTGTCGTGCCGGACCTCTGCCGAATGCGGGATCGAGGCCGCGAAGCGGGCAAGCCGGGTCTCGGCGGCCTCGGCCAGCGCATGGGCCACCTCCTCGGGCAGGTCGCTGTCGATCACCGTGACCAAGAGGATGTCGGCCCCCGTCCAGCTTGCCAGGCGAAAGGCCCGGTTCACGGCACGGTCGGCACGCGGGCTGAGATCGGTTGCTACCAGGAATGTGGCGGTCATGTCGGTCTCCCTCGGATGTCTTTGGTCAAGGTCGGGGCGCGGAGGGGGCCTTTCAAGGGCGACATCTTGGTTGTATGTATATACATTGCATAGCGGTAAGCCATGGGAGGAACCGGTCCCGGGCAGAGGGTGGGGGAATGATGAAGACGGTCCTGATCGCCAATCGCAAGGGTGGCTGCGGCAAGACGACGATTGCGGTCACGCTGGCCGCGGCCCTGGCCGATGGCGGCTGGAAGGTGGCCCTGGCCGATGCCGATCCGCAGGGATCGGCGCTGCGCTGGCTCCGGCGGCGGCCCGCGGATGCCTCGGCGATCCGTGGCCTCGACTGGTCGGCCGGTCGGGGGAGCAGCAAACCTGGCAAGGGGATCGGCTGGCTGATCGTCGATGCGCCGGGGGCGCTGCCGGAGGCTGTCGCGGCCGGTCTGGTGGACGGCGCGCGCGCGGTGGTGGTGCCTGTGCTGCCCTCGGTCCTCGATGCCGAGGCGACCCGGCGCTTTCTGGACGAGATCGCCGAGTTCAAGCGCATCAGGAAAGGCAAGGTCGGGGTCGATCTGGTGGCGAACAGGGTCCGGCCGCGCGGGCGCGATGCGGCCTGGATCCGCGGGCTGGCCGAGCGGGTCGGGCAGGGGCCGGTTGCCGAAATCTCGGATCGGGTGGCCTATGGCGATCTGGCCGAGCAGGGGCTGACGGTATTCGACCGTCCGCAGCGCGCCTATGCGCCGCTCCGGGCGCAATGGACCCCGCTGCTTGCGGCGCTGACCGCCCGGGGATGAGGCGCGGCCCCGATGCCATGACTTCCGTCCTTTCCGGCGGGCTGGTAAGCCGGGGGGGAAACGCGACAGGGAGGCTTTCATGGATCTGGGTCTTGCGGGCAAACGGGCGCTGGTCTGCGCCGCGTCGAGAGGGTTGGGGCGGGGGTGCGCCGAGGCGCTGGCCGAAGCCGGTGTCGATCTCGTCATCAATGCCCGCGGCACCGAGGCGCTTCTGGCCACGGCCGAAGAGCTCCGTCGTGTTCATGGCGTCTCGGTGACGCCGGTCGCGGCCGATATCGTCTCGGAAGAGGGGCGTGCGACGGTGCTGGAGGCCGCAGGGCAGGTCGATATCCTGGTCACCAATGCGGGCGGCCCGCCGCCCGGGCTCTGGTCGGACTGGGAGCGCGATGACTTCATCGCGGCGCTCGATGCCAACATGCTGACGCCCATCGCGCTGATGAAGGCGCTGTTGCCGGGGATGATCGAGCGCGGCTGGGGCCGGGTCGTCAACATCACCAGCCAGTCGGTCAAGGCGCCGATCCCGGTCCTGGGGCTGTCGAACTCGGCCCGCGCCGGGCTGACCGGCTATGTCGCGGGGACGGCGCGGCAGGTGGCGCCGCATGGCGTGACAATCAACAACCTGCTGCCCGGCATCCATGCCACCGACCGCGCGATGTCGCTCGACCGCGGCGTGGCCGAGGCCGGGGGCATCTCGGTCGAAGAGGCCCGGTCCCGGCGCGAGGCCACGATCCCCGCGCGCCGTTACGGCACGCCCCGGGAATTCGGCGCGGCCTGCGCCTTTCTCTGCTCGCAGCATGCGGGCTTCATCGTCGGCCAGAACATCCTGCTGGATGGCGGGGCGACCAACGCCACGCTCTGAGGCGGCGCCCGGGGCGCGTTGCGAACCGGTCCGCGCTGCTTCCGTACCGCCCCGGATCGTCCGCGATGAGGTGGCCGCTGATGTGCGGAGCGCCTGGATCCCGCGCGCATCCCGGGATCTCGGACGGCACCGGTCCCGAAAGGCTGGCATCGTTCCGGGCGGCCAGCCGGCGCAGGGCCCCGGCGCCATCCGCGAAGGACAGCTGTTCCGGCGCGCGGGGCCAGCCGTCGAAGGAGCAGTAGAGGCAGAACCGCCCCGTCACGTGCCCGCCGCGGGGGCGAGAAACAGCCCGTGACCGGTATCGTATCGCGATGCGCCCGCAGAATGGCGGTTGCGCCCTGGACGGAGCAGGCAGTTTTCGGGAACGCGACCAGCGGGCGGCCGGGATCCTCGCCTAAAGGGGGGGGGGCTTGCCGTGCGTCGGCCGTCAGGGTCGCCTGCTCTGGTGCGGCCGCTTTCGCCCGGGTCCCGCTGCGCAGGACCCGGGTGAAGCCGGCGCAGCCTCAGCCCAGCGCCGTCGACTTGATCCAGCTCGGCCGGCGCGAATTCTGCAGCAGGCTGACCCGCGGCGCATAGCGCCCGCCGAGGGCCAGGGTCGCGGCGCGCAGCATCTCGATGCCCTCCTCCGAGCGCACCGGCAGCGCGCCCGGCGCGATCGGATCGCCGACCGTCATCCGGTAGGGCTGACGCTCCTTGTTGAGGGTCTCGTGGAACAAGGTGATGTCGCGCAGCGTCGGGTGGATCAGGTCGAACAGGTAGAACAGCGCCGAATTCCGCGCCCGGATGTTGACCGGGATCACCGGCAGCTCGAACTTGCGCGCGATCATCGCCGCCGAGGCCATCCAGGGCCGTTCATGCAGCGACAGTCCGCGCCGCTTGGCCAGCCGCCCCGAGGGGAAGATGACCGCCAGCCGCCCCTTCTCGATGGCGGCGCGGGTATAGGCCATGGTCTCGCGGGTCTTGGCATGGCTGCGCTTCTCCTCGCGCCATTCGACGGGCGCGATGATCTCTTCCATCTGCGGCAGCACCTTCAGGATGTCGCGATTGGCATAGAAGAAGAGATCGGGGCGGCGCTGGCGCAGCAGGCTCCAGAGCATCACGCCGTCGGCGATGCCGGTCGGGTGGTTGGCGACGATCATCGCGGGGCCCGAGGCCGGGATGTTCTCTATCCCGGTCCCGCGCACGTCGCGGGCCAGAAGCCGCGCCAGCTCGTCCATGATCACGGGGGAGGGGTGGTCCTTCAGCAGCGCCCCCAGCGCCACGGTCCGGTCATATCCCAGCAGGCCGTTGAGCAGGCGCCGGGACGGTGCGCTCCAGGGATGGTCCTCGAAAAGCCAGGGCGCCCGTTCCTCGATGAGCGGATCGATTCGTTCTTTCATGCGCCTTGTCACCACACCCCAACAACATTTCCGTGACACCAGAGCCGATTCGACCGGCCCCGGTCAAAGCCTATCGCGATCCCGCGCACCGGCTCAGGCGGCGCCGCGCCCGGCCGCCAGCAGACGCCCGAGCATTTCGCCCATGTCCCGGCTCAAACCCTCGCGGGCGGCAATCCGTTCCATCGCCGCTGTCGATTTTGCCCGGCGGCCCTCGTCATAGCGCGTCCAGGTCTCGAAGGCGGTCGACATCCGCGCCGCGGTCTGCGGGTTGACGGCATCGAGCCGGATCAGCCAGTCGGCCACCAGATCGTAGCCCGCGCCCGAAGGATCGTGGAAGCCCGCCGCATTGGCGGTCAGCCCGCCGATCACCGCCCGGAAGCGGTTGGGGTTCTTCCAGGTGAAATCGGGATGCTCGGTCAGGGCGCGGGTGACGGCGACCGCGCGCTCGGGCGCGGCAAGGCTCGCCTGCAGCCCGAACCACTTGTCCATCACCAGCCGGTCATGACCCCAGCGCCGGGCGAATCGGTCGAGCGCCTCTTCCGCGTCGCCGGTTTCCACAAGTACGCTCAGCGCGCCGATCTCGTCGGTCATGTTGTCGGCCGCCGCGACATGCGCCCGGGCCTGCGCGCCGCCATCGAGCCGCGCCATGTAGCCAAGCGCGGCCAGCCGGAGCGCCCGCCGCCCGGCATCGGCAGCTTCCGGGCTGTAGGGGCCGGGACAGGTCATGGAGTCGTAAAGCCCGGTCCAGAGCGGGTCGAGATGGCGGGCAATGGCGGTTCTGGCGGCTTCGCGCGCGGCATGGATCGCCAGCGGGTCGGGCACGGTGCCGCGCCCGGCCAGCGCCTCGGCCAGTTCGTCCTCGCCCGGCAGCCTGAGCGCCAGCGCCCGGAAGGCCGGGTCGAGCGCCTCGTCGCGGGCGACCGAGGCCAGCGTCTCGAGCCAGGCCGGGCTGGGGGCCGCGTCCTCGGTCACCATCGCGATCAGCACTTCGCGCGCCAGCGACCGACCGGCCTCCCATTTGTTGAACGGATCGGTGTCATGCGCCAGCAGGAAGGCGCGTTCCCCGGGCGTGCTGTCACGCTCGAGGATCACCGGCGCCGAGAAACCGCGCAGGAGCGAGGGCACGGGTTTCGCCGCGAGCCCCTCGAAGACGGCGTCCTGCCGCGCCTCGCTCAGTTCGATCACGGTCGTCGGCAGCACCTCGTCGCCATTGGGCGAGAGCAGCCCCAGCGCCAGCGGAATGACCTGAGGCTGCTTTTCGTCCTGTCCCGGGGTAGGGGGCGTTTTCTGTTCCAGATGAAGGGTGTAGGTGCCGTCCCTGAAGTCTTCCGTGACCTTCACCCGGGGCGTTCCGGCCTGCGAATACCAGCGCTTGAACCGGCTCAGGTCGCGCCCCGTCGCATCCTCGAAGACCTTCAGCCAGTCCTCGATGGTGCAGGCCTGCCCGTCATGGCGGCTGAAATAGAGATCAAGCGCCTTGTCATAGCCCTCGGGACCGACCAGCCGGCGCAGCATGCCGATCACCTCGGCGCCCTTCTCATAGACGGTCGCTGTGTAGAAATTGTTGATCTCGGTATAGCTTTCGGGGCGCACCGGATGCGCGAGCGGGCCATTATCCTCGCGGAACTGACGCGCGCGCAGGGTCAGCACATCCTCGATCCGCTTGACCGCGGCCGAGCGCATGTCGGCCGAGAACTGCGAGTCGCGGAAGACCGTCAGCCCCTCTTTCAGCGACAGCTGGAACCAGTCGCGGCAGGTGATGCGGTCGCCGGTCCAGTTGTGGAAATATTCATGCGCGATGATCCGCTCGATATTCTCGTAATCGCGGTCGGTCGCGGTCTCGGGGCTGGCCAGCACATAGCGCGAGTTGAAGATGTTCAGCCCCTTGTTCTCCATCGCGCCCATGTTGAAATCGTCGACGGCCACGATGTTGAACACGTCGAGGTCATAGGCCCGGCCATAGACCTCCTCGTCCCAGCGCATCGAGCGGATCAGGCTGTCGAGCGCGTAATCGGCCTTGCCCTGATCGGCGGGCCGGACCCAGATGTTCAGATCGACCGCGCGGCCTTCCGAGGTGGTGAAGCGCTCCGAGGTCGCGACCAGCTCGCCCGCGACCAGCGCGAAAAGATAGCTGGGCTTGGGCCAGGGGTCGTCCCATTCGGCAAAGCCCGTGCCCTTGGCCACCGGGTTGCCGTTCGACAAGAGGACGGGCAGGTCGCTTTCGATGCGGACCCGGAACGGCGCCATCACGTCGGGGCGGTCCGGATAGAAGGTGATCTTCCTGAACCCCTCGGCCTCGCATTGCGTGCAATACATGCCGTTCGACATGTAAAGCCCTTCAAGTGCGGTGTTTTCCGCCGGTGCGATCTCGACCTCGCTCTCCCAGAGGAACGGCGCGTCGGGCACCTCGCAGTTCAGCCCGGCGGCGGTGAGCTCGGGGGTGACGGGGTGGCCGTCGATGGAGGCCGAGACCAGCCTCAGATCCTCGCCATGCAGGAAGAACCGGCGGTCGGTCGCGGCCGGATTGGGACGGAAGGCGATCCTTGCGCGCACCCGGGTTTCGGTCGGGGTCAGGCGGA is part of the Rhodovulum sp. MB263 genome and encodes:
- the pepN gene encoding aminopeptidase N, whose amino-acid sequence is MTDATPQPVFLKDYTPFGFLVDRVELTFRLTPTETRVRARIAFRPNPAATDRRFFLHGEDLRLVSASIDGHPVTPELTAAGLNCEVPDAPFLWESEVEIAPAENTALEGLYMSNGMYCTQCEAEGFRKITFYPDRPDVMAPFRVRIESDLPVLLSNGNPVAKGTGFAEWDDPWPKPSYLFALVAGELVATSERFTTSEGRAVDLNIWVRPADQGKADYALDSLIRSMRWDEEVYGRAYDLDVFNIVAVDDFNMGAMENKGLNIFNSRYVLASPETATDRDYENIERIIAHEYFHNWTGDRITCRDWFQLSLKEGLTVFRDSQFSADMRSAAVKRIEDVLTLRARQFREDNGPLAHPVRPESYTEINNFYTATVYEKGAEVIGMLRRLVGPEGYDKALDLYFSRHDGQACTIEDWLKVFEDATGRDLSRFKRWYSQAGTPRVKVTEDFRDGTYTLHLEQKTPPTPGQDEKQPQVIPLALGLLSPNGDEVLPTTVIELSEARQDAVFEGLAAKPVPSLLRGFSAPVILERDSTPGERAFLLAHDTDPFNKWEAGRSLAREVLIAMVTEDAAPSPAWLETLASVARDEALDPAFRALALRLPGEDELAEALAGRGTVPDPLAIHAAREAARTAIARHLDPLWTGLYDSMTCPGPYSPEAADAGRRALRLAALGYMARLDGGAQARAHVAAADNMTDEIGALSVLVETGDAEEALDRFARRWGHDRLVMDKWFGLQASLAAPERAVAVTRALTEHPDFTWKNPNRFRAVIGGLTANAAGFHDPSGAGYDLVADWLIRLDAVNPQTAARMSTAFETWTRYDEGRRAKSTAAMERIAAREGLSRDMGEMLGRLLAAGRGAA